A DNA window from Bradyrhizobium barranii subsp. barranii contains the following coding sequences:
- a CDS encoding META domain-containing protein: MVSLKQMACLAVAMLAMSTLARAEDGFPFGTEMTLEALPQPGSKRIPNIEIGDNGEVVLELWCKGGKGQFSVAGNTVIFVPGQIQDRSCPPARAQADDELVASLSSVETWKRQGDVLTLIGPKPLRFRTTGN; the protein is encoded by the coding sequence ATGGTTTCGCTCAAGCAGATGGCGTGTTTGGCGGTTGCAATGCTCGCGATGTCCACGCTCGCGCGTGCCGAGGACGGTTTTCCGTTCGGTACCGAGATGACGCTGGAGGCCCTGCCGCAGCCGGGCTCGAAGCGGATTCCGAACATCGAGATCGGCGACAATGGCGAAGTCGTGCTGGAGCTCTGGTGCAAGGGTGGCAAGGGCCAGTTCTCGGTCGCCGGCAACACGGTGATCTTCGTCCCCGGCCAGATCCAGGACCGTTCCTGTCCGCCGGCCAGGGCGCAGGCCGACGACGAACTCGTCGCGTCGCTGAGCAGCGTCGAGACCTGGAAGCGTCAGGGCGACGTACTGACACTGATCGGTCCCAAGCCGCTGCGCTTCAGGACGACGGGGAATTGA
- a CDS encoding ABC transporter ATP-binding protein/permease: MKNISATLAIVWRIAAPYFRSEDKWVGRGLLAAVIAIELALVAIDVLVNQWQNRFYSALQNSDWDAFVTQIWIFIGLAFTAIALAVYKLYLNQWLQIRWRQWLTQHYLREWLDGSTHYRMQLKGDAADNPDQRITDDVKNFVEQTLTIGLGLLSSIVTLFSFVIILWGLSNAAPLHLFGTDLMIPGYLCWGALIYAIFGTALTHWIGAPLVNLNFEQQRYEADFRFNLVRVRENSEQIALLKGEGAERGGLFRRFGFVIGNWYAIMSRTKRLTAFTASYQQAAVIFPYVLVAPAFFAKKIQLGDMMQTASAFSSVQGALSFFVVAYRALAEWRAIVARLDGFEMSVASAAHPPTHEPTIGLAPSGSTTAIALKQLLVKLPNGAPLVAADAFTIQPAERVLVTGPSGSGKSTLFRAIAGVWPFGTGTIAIPGKSKLMMLPQRPYFPIGPLGDAVIYPAEHGAVAPEKIRDALIAVGMPKLAERLDEDGHWNRTLSLGEQQRLGLARALLHVPDYLFLDEATASLDEPSEARLYRLLAEKLPQATLVSIGHRSTLDAFHTRKVALVKDGEIHVLGKDGEPAQAEPTAAS, from the coding sequence GTGAAGAACATCAGCGCCACGCTCGCGATCGTCTGGCGAATCGCCGCCCCCTATTTCCGATCGGAGGACAAGTGGGTCGGCCGCGGCCTGCTCGCCGCCGTGATCGCGATCGAGCTGGCGCTGGTCGCGATCGACGTGCTGGTGAACCAGTGGCAGAACCGGTTCTACAGCGCGCTCCAGAACAGCGACTGGGACGCCTTCGTCACGCAGATCTGGATCTTCATCGGCCTCGCCTTCACGGCGATCGCGCTGGCGGTCTACAAGCTGTACCTGAACCAGTGGCTCCAGATCCGCTGGCGGCAGTGGCTCACCCAACACTATCTCCGCGAATGGCTCGACGGCTCGACGCATTACCGCATGCAGCTCAAGGGCGATGCGGCCGACAACCCGGACCAGCGCATCACCGACGACGTCAAGAACTTTGTCGAGCAGACCCTGACGATCGGACTGGGCCTGCTCTCGTCGATCGTGACGCTGTTCTCCTTCGTGATCATCCTCTGGGGCCTGTCCAACGCCGCGCCGCTGCACCTGTTCGGCACCGATCTCATGATCCCCGGCTACCTGTGCTGGGGCGCGCTGATCTACGCGATCTTCGGCACCGCGTTGACGCACTGGATCGGCGCCCCGCTGGTCAATCTCAATTTCGAGCAACAGCGCTATGAGGCCGACTTCCGCTTCAACCTCGTCCGCGTCCGCGAGAATTCCGAGCAGATCGCGCTGCTCAAGGGCGAGGGTGCCGAACGCGGCGGTCTCTTCCGTCGCTTTGGCTTCGTGATCGGCAACTGGTACGCCATCATGAGCCGGACCAAGCGCCTCACCGCGTTCACGGCGAGCTATCAGCAGGCTGCCGTGATCTTTCCCTACGTGCTGGTGGCGCCAGCCTTCTTCGCCAAGAAGATCCAGCTCGGCGACATGATGCAGACGGCATCGGCCTTCTCGAGCGTCCAGGGTGCGCTGTCGTTCTTCGTGGTGGCCTACCGGGCGCTGGCGGAATGGCGCGCGATCGTCGCCCGTCTCGACGGCTTCGAGATGTCGGTGGCCTCGGCCGCACACCCGCCGACGCATGAGCCGACCATCGGCCTTGCACCATCCGGCAGCACGACGGCGATCGCGCTCAAGCAGCTGCTCGTGAAGCTACCGAACGGTGCGCCTCTGGTCGCAGCCGATGCCTTCACGATCCAACCGGCGGAGCGGGTCTTGGTGACCGGGCCGTCGGGCTCCGGCAAGTCGACGCTTTTCCGGGCCATTGCCGGCGTCTGGCCGTTCGGCACCGGCACCATCGCCATACCCGGGAAATCGAAGCTGATGATGCTACCGCAGCGCCCCTACTTCCCGATCGGCCCGCTAGGCGACGCGGTCATCTACCCGGCAGAACATGGCGCCGTCGCACCGGAGAAAATCCGGGACGCACTCATTGCGGTCGGCATGCCGAAGCTGGCCGAGCGACTCGACGAGGACGGTCATTGGAACAGGACGCTCTCGCTCGGCGAGCAGCAGCGCCTGGGGCTCGCGCGCGCCCTGCTGCACGTGCCGGATTATCTGTTCCTCGACGAGGCCACGGCGTCGCTGGACGAACCATCGGAAGCCCGGTTGTACCGGCTGCTGGCGGAGAAGCTGCCGCAGGCCACCCTCGTCTCGATCGGCCACCGCTCGACGCTCGACGCCTTCC
- a CDS encoding L-lactate permease has translation MWNQVYDPLHSPVLSTIAAAIPVVTLLILIASGRVQAHIAAIIAVIVANLITIFVFTMPANMSIRASILGIVTGFFPIGWIVLNVIFLYQVTVTTGRFELLKRAVGGVTEDRRLQLLLIAFSFGAFFEGASGFGTPVAITGAVLIGLGFSPLAASGLSLIANTAPVAFGALGTPIQGLASVTGLDPYILGAMVGRQLPIFSLIVPFWVVWAFAGWKGMKDVWPAILVTGVSFAVPQFVISNFINPWIVDIGASLISMGALILFLKVWQPRQLWLSPALRGNDESASTMAAAKPLDKTPLTQSELFSALLPWIIVCIVMLVWGNGGFKTWANSIFTWNYPVPELHQMINKMPPVAPGPTKESAVFGFTYLSFTGTGMLIAAIISGFLMGVGPGRLLIQYGRTIRLCAISLITISAMLAIGTLTRLSGVDATLGLAFAATGVLYPFFGTLLGWLGVALTGSDTASNVLFGNLQKITSEQLGLSPILMAAANSSGGVMGKMIDAQSIVVASTATNWYGHEGTILRFVFWHSIVLASLVGLFVTLQAYVWPFTAMVLK, from the coding sequence ATGTGGAATCAAGTCTATGACCCGCTGCACAGCCCGGTGCTGTCGACGATCGCGGCGGCAATACCCGTCGTCACGCTGCTGATCCTGATCGCGAGCGGTCGCGTCCAGGCCCATATTGCTGCAATCATCGCCGTGATCGTGGCCAACCTGATCACGATCTTCGTGTTCACCATGCCGGCGAACATGTCGATCCGCGCCTCGATCCTCGGCATCGTGACCGGCTTCTTCCCGATCGGCTGGATCGTTCTCAACGTCATCTTCCTCTACCAGGTGACGGTCACCACCGGGCGCTTCGAGCTGCTCAAGCGCGCGGTCGGCGGCGTCACCGAGGACCGGCGGCTGCAATTGCTGCTGATCGCGTTCTCCTTCGGCGCGTTCTTCGAGGGAGCCTCGGGCTTCGGCACGCCGGTCGCCATCACGGGCGCCGTGCTGATCGGGCTCGGCTTCTCGCCGCTCGCGGCCTCCGGCCTGTCGCTGATCGCCAATACCGCGCCGGTCGCTTTTGGCGCGCTGGGCACGCCGATCCAGGGTCTTGCCTCGGTCACCGGCCTTGATCCCTACATCCTCGGCGCGATGGTCGGACGGCAGTTGCCGATCTTCTCTCTGATCGTGCCGTTCTGGGTGGTGTGGGCGTTTGCGGGTTGGAAGGGCATGAAGGACGTCTGGCCGGCGATCCTCGTCACCGGCGTGTCGTTCGCGGTCCCGCAATTCGTGATCTCGAACTTCATCAATCCCTGGATCGTCGACATCGGGGCGTCGCTGATCTCGATGGGCGCGCTGATCCTGTTCCTGAAGGTCTGGCAGCCCAGGCAGCTCTGGTTGTCGCCGGCGCTGCGCGGGAACGATGAATCGGCCTCCACCATGGCCGCGGCCAAGCCGCTCGATAAGACGCCGCTGACGCAGAGCGAGCTGTTCAGCGCGCTGCTGCCGTGGATCATCGTCTGCATCGTGATGCTGGTCTGGGGCAATGGCGGCTTCAAGACCTGGGCGAACTCGATCTTCACCTGGAACTATCCCGTTCCCGAACTGCATCAGATGATCAACAAGATGCCGCCGGTCGCGCCAGGGCCGACAAAAGAGAGCGCGGTGTTCGGCTTCACCTACCTGTCCTTCACCGGCACGGGCATGCTGATCGCCGCGATCATCTCAGGCTTCCTGATGGGTGTCGGTCCCGGCAGGCTGCTGATCCAATACGGCCGCACCATCAGGCTCTGCGCGATCTCGCTGATCACGATCTCGGCGATGCTCGCAATCGGCACGCTGACGCGGCTCTCCGGCGTCGACGCAACGCTCGGCCTCGCCTTTGCCGCAACCGGCGTGCTCTATCCCTTCTTCGGCACGCTGCTCGGCTGGCTCGGCGTGGCGCTGACGGGGTCGGACACTGCCTCCAACGTGCTGTTCGGAAACCTCCAGAAGATCACCTCCGAGCAGCTCGGCCTGTCGCCGATCCTGATGGCCGCGGCCAACTCGTCCGGCGGCGTGATGGGCAAGATGATCGACGCGCAATCGATCGTGGTCGCCTCCACTGCCACCAACTGGTACGGCCATGAGGGCACGATCCTGCGCTTCGTGTTCTGGCACTCGATCGTGCTGGCCTCTCTGGTCGGCCTGTTCGTGACGTTGCAGGCCTATGTCTGGCCGTTCACGGCGATGGTGCTGAAGTAG